From a single Candidatus Sulfotelmatobacter sp. genomic region:
- a CDS encoding NAD(P)-binding protein: MDSRDRELGMHRKITRRDFLNGVAMTAGAAMMPWDIAAAGIGPDQAAPEKSANYYPPALTGMRGSHPGSFDAAHSLRDGTFWDSAGKPEDTREIYDLIVVGGGISGLVAAHFYRKAVGGKARILIIENHDDFGGHAKRNEFRVGNAFRLGFGGTFSIESPAPYSAVAKAVIEELGIDVSSYPKYFNKNLYASQGLRPRIFFDKETFGVDRLVINPHPRGGDEAEDAASPSSELMKQFLSDAPLADQAKSDLVRLRAEAKDYFPGLTSTEKKAKLARISYANYLKEICGVHQDIIKMYQAMPHGLFGVGIDAVAAQDAWGFDMPGFDGLKLDPAPGKGMNRDAIPNAEAEKYFFHFPDGNATIARLLVRKLIPDAIPGNSWSDVILAKANYAKLDDPSSPVHIRLNSTAVRVKHVGDAASAKEVEVTYARGGKIYTARAKNSILACWHVVIPYICDELPGSQKEALASAQKVPLLYTNVALRNWTAFQKLETNSVYAPGMYHTSVNLDLPVSIGGYECARKPEEPIVVHMMKAACHPGLPARQQHSMGRMELYTTTFETMERKIRDQLARTAGPGGFDPARDIAAITVNRWPHGYAYEYNSLFDSFWLEGGVTPCEVARKPHGRIAIANADAGAYAYTDEAINQAWRAVAEITKS; the protein is encoded by the coding sequence TTGGACTCACGGGACCGGGAACTGGGAATGCATCGCAAGATTACGCGCCGCGATTTCCTCAACGGTGTGGCGATGACGGCAGGCGCCGCCATGATGCCGTGGGATATTGCCGCGGCCGGAATTGGGCCTGATCAAGCCGCGCCCGAAAAGTCGGCGAATTACTATCCCCCTGCGCTCACCGGCATGCGTGGCAGTCATCCTGGTTCGTTCGACGCGGCCCACAGTCTGCGCGATGGCACATTCTGGGATTCCGCGGGCAAGCCCGAAGATACCCGAGAAATCTATGACTTGATTGTTGTCGGCGGCGGCATCAGCGGCCTCGTGGCTGCGCACTTCTACCGCAAGGCGGTCGGTGGCAAAGCGCGCATCCTGATCATCGAGAACCATGATGACTTTGGCGGCCACGCCAAACGCAACGAATTTCGCGTGGGCAATGCCTTCCGCCTGGGTTTTGGGGGGACGTTTTCTATCGAGAGCCCCGCTCCGTACAGCGCAGTTGCCAAGGCCGTAATTGAAGAGCTCGGCATCGACGTGTCTTCATACCCCAAGTACTTCAACAAGAATCTGTATGCCTCACAGGGCCTGAGGCCCAGAATTTTCTTCGACAAAGAAACGTTTGGTGTCGATAGACTCGTCATCAATCCTCATCCTCGTGGGGGAGATGAGGCCGAAGACGCAGCCAGTCCATCCTCGGAATTGATGAAGCAATTTCTGAGCGATGCTCCCCTGGCCGATCAGGCCAAGAGCGATCTGGTTCGACTGCGTGCCGAAGCCAAAGACTATTTCCCCGGCCTGACCTCAACCGAGAAGAAGGCGAAGCTGGCGCGCATCAGTTATGCCAACTATCTGAAAGAAATCTGCGGAGTTCATCAAGACATCATCAAGATGTACCAGGCGATGCCGCACGGATTGTTCGGCGTGGGCATTGACGCGGTTGCGGCACAGGACGCCTGGGGATTTGATATGCCTGGTTTCGATGGCTTGAAGTTAGACCCAGCGCCGGGCAAGGGCATGAACCGCGATGCCATTCCCAACGCGGAGGCCGAGAAATATTTCTTTCACTTTCCTGACGGCAACGCCACCATCGCGCGCCTGCTGGTCCGCAAATTAATTCCAGATGCGATTCCCGGCAACTCCTGGTCGGACGTGATTCTTGCTAAAGCGAATTACGCGAAGCTCGACGATCCCAGTTCGCCAGTGCACATTCGTCTCAACAGTACCGCTGTTCGCGTAAAGCACGTTGGCGACGCCGCCAGCGCGAAAGAAGTGGAAGTCACTTACGCCCGCGGGGGCAAGATCTATACCGCGAGGGCGAAGAATTCGATTCTTGCATGCTGGCATGTGGTGATCCCCTACATTTGCGATGAACTTCCCGGCAGCCAGAAAGAAGCGCTGGCTTCGGCGCAGAAAGTGCCGTTGCTTTACACCAATGTCGCCCTGCGTAATTGGACCGCGTTCCAAAAGTTGGAGACGAATTCGGTGTACGCTCCGGGAATGTACCACACATCCGTGAACCTCGACCTGCCGGTGAGTATCGGTGGATACGAGTGCGCCCGCAAGCCGGAAGAACCGATCGTTGTGCACATGATGAAGGCGGCGTGCCATCCGGGACTTCCCGCGCGCCAGCAGCACAGCATGGGTCGCATGGAACTCTATACCACCACCTTCGAAACCATGGAGCGCAAAATTCGCGATCAACTGGCCCGCACCGCGGGACCGGGCGGATTCGATCCCGCGCGCGACATCGCCGCCATTACGGTCAATCGCTGGCCACACGGCTATGCCTACGAATACAACTCTCTGTTCGATTCGTTCTGGCTGGAGGGGGGCGTGACGCCCTGCGAAGTCGCGCGTAAGCCACATGGCCGAATTGCCATCGCCAACGCCGACGCCGGCGCCTACGCCTACACAGACGAGGCCATCAATCAGGCTTGGCGTGCGGTGGCAGAAATTACGAAGAGTTAG
- a CDS encoding rhomboid family intramembrane serine protease, which translates to MANCIQCGRQLPALTFGKKICQWCVQHEAAQRGEAEEDAVQPVMAAPWVRRESSVNLTQIILGANVMVFIAMVIASGPSLDFTGQVMVHFGANFGPYTLSGQWWRLVTYMFLHGGIFHIAINMWCLWDLGALCESLYGRWTYAALYLITGVAAGLTSLAWNTGVMSVGASGAIFGLAGALIASFSLGEFSLSGIDMKGTLRSLLFFCAFSLFFGRVVDGIDNAAHIGGLVSGLIFGTLIARAAPAQDKPLQRAGVLLFMVLLVGGSGLAVHRWRGYGLAVSAQDRQANIDRIISSLQSKVKRNPQDVAAHYALAQAYFGNRQFSKGEGELERVLELQPQNTQALMDLGVAYLREERAKEAQAEFTKLVTLEPNNAKAHFGLGMALADQGDHEKAITEYQAALRIEPQASDAYYRTGVSQAYLKQYDEAIASFLKERETNGDDAELESALADAYEAKGMTQKAQEARNLAAQFTTAQPR; encoded by the coding sequence ATGGCGAACTGCATTCAATGTGGGCGGCAGCTGCCTGCGCTGACATTTGGCAAAAAAATCTGCCAATGGTGCGTGCAGCATGAGGCTGCGCAGCGTGGCGAAGCGGAAGAAGACGCGGTGCAGCCCGTAATGGCTGCTCCCTGGGTTCGCCGCGAATCCAGCGTCAATCTCACTCAGATAATCCTTGGCGCCAACGTGATGGTCTTCATCGCGATGGTGATTGCCAGCGGGCCTTCGCTCGACTTCACTGGGCAGGTGATGGTGCACTTCGGCGCTAACTTCGGCCCCTATACCTTGTCCGGTCAGTGGTGGCGGCTGGTAACTTACATGTTTCTGCACGGCGGCATTTTTCACATCGCCATCAACATGTGGTGCTTATGGGATCTCGGTGCACTTTGCGAATCGCTCTACGGACGCTGGACCTATGCAGCTCTGTACCTGATTACCGGCGTGGCGGCGGGATTGACGAGCCTGGCATGGAACACGGGAGTTATGAGTGTCGGCGCGTCGGGAGCAATTTTCGGCTTGGCCGGCGCCCTGATCGCGTCCTTCTCCCTGGGCGAATTTTCGCTTTCCGGGATCGACATGAAGGGTACGCTGCGCAGTCTGCTTTTCTTTTGCGCCTTCAGCCTGTTTTTCGGACGTGTAGTCGACGGAATCGACAACGCGGCGCATATTGGTGGGCTGGTTAGTGGACTGATTTTTGGCACCCTGATCGCGCGCGCCGCTCCCGCGCAAGACAAGCCGCTCCAGCGCGCCGGGGTTCTGCTCTTCATGGTCCTGCTCGTGGGTGGCAGTGGTCTGGCGGTCCATCGCTGGCGCGGCTATGGATTGGCCGTATCTGCGCAGGATCGACAGGCCAATATCGACCGGATCATCTCTTCGCTGCAAAGCAAGGTCAAACGGAATCCGCAAGATGTGGCGGCGCATTACGCACTCGCCCAGGCTTACTTCGGCAACCGGCAGTTCTCCAAGGGCGAGGGCGAATTGGAACGCGTCCTCGAACTACAACCCCAGAATACACAGGCCCTGATGGATCTGGGCGTCGCTTATCTGCGGGAAGAGCGAGCCAAGGAGGCGCAGGCGGAATTCACAAAACTGGTGACGCTGGAACCGAACAACGCCAAAGCTCATTTTGGTTTGGGAATGGCCTTGGCGGACCAGGGCGATCATGAGAAAGCAATTACTGAATATCAAGCCGCGTTGAGGATAGAACCACAGGCCAGCGACGCTTACTATCGAACGGGCGTATCCCAGGCATATCTCAAACAATATGATGAAGCCATCGCGTCTTTTTTAAAAGAACGTGAAACCAATGGCGATGACGCCGAACTGGAGAGTGCGCTGGCCGATGCCTACGAAGCCAAAGGCATGACCCAAAAAGCACAAGAGGCGCGAAATCTGGCGGCGCAGTTCACGACTGCGCAGCCGCGGTAG